Proteins co-encoded in one Streptomyces sp. JH34 genomic window:
- the ndgR gene encoding IclR family transcriptional regulator NdgR, whose product MDNSSGVGVLDKAALVLSALESGPATLAGLVAATGLARPTAHRLAVALEHHRMVARDMQGRFILGPRLAELAAAAGEDRLLATAGPVLTHLRDITGESAQLYRRQGDMRICVAAAERLSGLRDTVPVGSTLTMKAGSSAQILMAWEEPERLHRGLQGARFTATALSGVRRRGWAQSIGEREPGVASVSAPVRGPSNRVVAAVSVSGPIERLTRHPGRMHAQAVIDSAARLSEALRRTG is encoded by the coding sequence ATGGACAACTCTAGTGGCGTCGGCGTTCTCGACAAGGCAGCTCTGGTATTGAGCGCCCTGGAGTCCGGTCCGGCCACCCTCGCCGGGCTGGTCGCGGCGACAGGGCTCGCACGGCCCACGGCACACCGACTGGCCGTGGCACTCGAACACCACCGCATGGTGGCGAGGGACATGCAGGGCCGTTTCATTCTCGGTCCCCGGCTCGCGGAGCTCGCGGCCGCGGCCGGCGAGGACCGCCTCCTGGCGACGGCCGGCCCCGTACTCACACATCTGCGGGACATCACCGGCGAGAGCGCGCAGCTCTACCGCCGGCAGGGCGACATGCGGATCTGCGTGGCGGCCGCGGAGCGGCTGTCCGGTCTGCGGGACACCGTGCCGGTCGGCTCCACGCTCACGATGAAGGCGGGATCCTCCGCGCAGATCCTGATGGCGTGGGAGGAGCCGGAGCGCCTGCACCGGGGCCTGCAAGGGGCCCGTTTCACGGCGACGGCCCTCTCGGGCGTACGCCGCCGCGGCTGGGCCCAGTCGATCGGCGAGCGCGAGCCGGGCGTCGCCTCGGTCTCGGCCCCGGTCCGCGGGCCGTCGAACCGCGTGGTCGCCGCGGTGTCCGTCTCCGGTCCGATCGAGCGGCTCACCCGCCACCCGGGCCGGATGCACGCGCAGGCCGTCATCGACTCGGCGGCACGGCTGAGCGAGGCCCTGCGCCGTACCGGCTGA
- a CDS encoding fumarylacetoacetate hydrolase family protein yields MRIARFSIDGNVAFGAVEGDSPDSLVLDIIKGIPYTDFELSGTKVPLKKVRLLPPVLPNKVVAIGRNYAEHAAEMGNEVPDVPVAFFKPTTSVIGAGDSIEYPSFSEELHHEAELAVVIGRMCREVPRERVKDVIFGYTCANDVTARDVQRRESQWARAKGFDTSCPLGPWVETDVDPGDLAIQATVNGEQRQLGRTSDMVRSVEDLVVHITEAMTLLPGDVILTGTPAGVGPLHVGDEVAVTIEGIGTLTNKVIKRG; encoded by the coding sequence GTGCGCATCGCCAGGTTCTCCATCGACGGCAATGTCGCCTTCGGCGCGGTCGAGGGCGACAGCCCCGACAGCCTCGTCCTCGACATCATCAAGGGCATCCCGTACACCGACTTCGAGCTCTCCGGGACCAAGGTCCCGCTGAAGAAGGTGCGGCTGCTGCCGCCCGTGCTTCCCAACAAGGTCGTGGCCATCGGCCGCAACTACGCGGAACACGCCGCCGAGATGGGCAACGAGGTCCCCGATGTGCCCGTCGCCTTCTTCAAGCCGACCACCTCGGTGATCGGCGCGGGTGACTCCATCGAGTACCCCTCCTTCTCCGAGGAGCTCCACCACGAGGCCGAGCTGGCCGTGGTGATCGGCCGTATGTGCCGCGAGGTTCCCCGTGAGCGCGTCAAGGACGTCATCTTCGGCTACACGTGCGCCAACGACGTCACCGCCCGCGACGTGCAGCGACGCGAGAGCCAGTGGGCCCGGGCCAAGGGGTTCGACACCTCGTGCCCGCTCGGCCCCTGGGTGGAGACCGACGTCGACCCCGGCGACCTGGCCATCCAGGCCACGGTCAACGGTGAGCAGCGTCAGCTCGGCCGGACGAGCGACATGGTCCGCTCCGTCGAGGACCTGGTCGTCCACATCACGGAGGCCATGACGCTGCTCCCCGGCGACGTGATCCTCACCGGGACCCCCGCGGGGGTCGGCCCCCTGCACGTCGGCGACGAGGTCGCCGTCACCATCGAAGGCATCGGCACTCTCACCAACAAGGTGATCAAGCGTGGCTAA
- the gltX gene encoding glutamate--tRNA ligase, with translation MANPPVRVRFCPSPTGNPHVGLVRTALFNWAFARHHQGTLVFRIEDTDAARDSEESYQQLLDSMRWLGLDWDEGPEVGGPHEPYRQSQRMDLYKDVAAKLLDAGHAYHCYCTTEELDARRDAARAAGKPSGYDGHCRDLSDERKAAYEAEGRTSIVRFRMPDEAITFTDLVRGDITVQPENVPDYGIVRANGAPLYTLVNPVDDALMEITHVLRGEDLLSSTPRQIALYRALIELGVAKDTPAFGHLPYVMGEGNKKLSKRDPQASLNLYRERGFLPEGLLNYLSLLGWSIAEDRDIFGRDELVAAFDIADVNANPARFDLKKAEHINAEHLRMLDVKTFTEACGPWLKAPFAPWAPEAFDAEQFAEIAPHAQTRVTVLSDITANVDFLFLDEPVEDEASWAKAMKEGSDALLVTARAELTAAEWNAEALKTAVLTAGEKHGLKLGKAQAPVRVAVTGRTVGLPLFESLEILGREKTIARIDAALAKLAA, from the coding sequence GTGGCTAACCCCCCTGTCCGTGTACGTTTCTGTCCCTCCCCGACCGGCAACCCCCACGTGGGCCTGGTCCGGACGGCTCTCTTCAACTGGGCCTTCGCCCGGCACCACCAGGGCACCCTGGTCTTCCGTATCGAGGACACCGACGCGGCCCGCGACTCCGAGGAGTCCTACCAGCAGCTGCTCGACTCGATGCGCTGGCTCGGCCTCGACTGGGACGAGGGCCCCGAGGTGGGCGGCCCGCACGAGCCCTACCGCCAGTCGCAGCGGATGGACCTCTACAAGGACGTCGCCGCCAAGCTCCTGGACGCCGGGCACGCGTACCACTGCTACTGCACCACCGAGGAGCTCGACGCCCGCCGCGACGCCGCCCGCGCGGCCGGCAAGCCTTCGGGCTACGACGGTCACTGCCGCGACCTGAGCGACGAGCGGAAGGCGGCGTACGAGGCCGAGGGCCGCACCTCGATCGTCCGCTTCCGGATGCCCGACGAGGCGATCACCTTCACCGACCTGGTCCGCGGCGACATCACGGTCCAGCCGGAGAACGTCCCGGACTACGGCATCGTGCGTGCCAACGGCGCCCCGCTCTACACGCTCGTCAACCCGGTCGACGACGCCCTGATGGAGATCACCCACGTCCTGCGCGGCGAGGACCTGCTCTCCTCCACCCCGCGCCAGATCGCCCTCTACAGGGCGCTCATCGAGCTGGGCGTCGCCAAGGACACCCCGGCCTTCGGCCACCTCCCGTACGTCATGGGGGAGGGCAACAAGAAGCTGTCCAAGCGCGACCCGCAGGCCTCGCTCAACCTCTACCGGGAGCGCGGCTTCCTGCCCGAGGGGCTGCTCAACTACCTCTCGCTGCTGGGCTGGTCGATCGCCGAGGACCGTGACATCTTCGGCCGCGACGAGCTGGTGGCCGCGTTCGACATCGCCGACGTCAACGCCAACCCGGCCCGCTTCGACCTGAAGAAGGCCGAGCACATCAACGCCGAGCACCTGCGCATGCTCGACGTGAAGACGTTCACCGAGGCCTGCGGCCCCTGGCTGAAGGCCCCCTTCGCGCCCTGGGCGCCCGAGGCCTTCGACGCGGAGCAGTTCGCCGAGATCGCCCCGCACGCCCAGACCCGTGTGACGGTTCTCTCGGACATCACGGCCAACGTCGACTTCCTCTTCCTGGACGAGCCCGTCGAGGACGAGGCGTCCTGGGCGAAGGCCATGAAGGAGGGCTCCGACGCCCTGCTCGTCACGGCCCGCGCCGAGCTGACGGCCGCCGAGTGGAACGCCGAGGCGCTCAAGACGGCCGTCCTCACCGCCGGCGAGAAGCACGGTCTGAAGCTCGGCAAGGCGCAGGCCCCGGTCCGCGTCGCCGTCACGGGCCGCACGGTCGGCCTGCCGCTCTTCGAGTCCCTGGAGATCCTGGGCCGCGAGAAGACGATCGCCCGCATCGACGCGGCGCTGGCGAAGCTCGCCGCGTAA
- a CDS encoding HAD family hydrolase has product MAIRAVLWDVDDTIFDYSGADRVGMRKHLEIEGLPAAYTSPDHALDVWKAVTDVHWARFAEGELDFQGQRRERVRTFLGRSLSDAEADEWFGRHAVHYEAAWTLFPDTVPVLDLLADVYRHAVLSNSSIHNQDRKLRALGVRDRFEAVVCAVELGVSKPDAGAFHAACEVLELLPHEVAYVGNEPDIDAGGAAAAGLTGIWLDREGRGGRPELARITGLHELPGLLAGDTRFGAPDTFR; this is encoded by the coding sequence ATGGCCATTCGCGCGGTGCTGTGGGACGTCGACGACACGATCTTCGACTACTCGGGAGCCGACCGTGTCGGCATGCGCAAGCACCTGGAGATCGAGGGACTGCCCGCCGCCTACACCTCGCCCGACCACGCCCTCGACGTCTGGAAGGCCGTCACGGACGTGCACTGGGCGAGGTTCGCCGAAGGGGAGCTCGACTTCCAGGGGCAGCGGCGGGAGCGCGTGCGGACGTTCCTCGGGAGATCGCTGAGCGACGCGGAGGCCGATGAGTGGTTCGGCCGGCACGCGGTCCACTACGAGGCCGCGTGGACGCTCTTCCCGGACACCGTGCCGGTGCTGGACCTGCTGGCCGACGTGTACCGGCATGCCGTCCTGTCGAACTCGAGCATCCACAACCAGGACCGGAAGCTGCGCGCCCTCGGAGTGCGGGACCGCTTCGAGGCCGTCGTGTGCGCCGTCGAACTGGGTGTCTCCAAGCCGGACGCGGGAGCCTTCCACGCCGCCTGCGAGGTACTGGAGCTCCTCCCGCACGAGGTGGCCTACGTGGGGAACGAACCCGACATCGACGCCGGCGGCGCGGCCGCCGCCGGGCTGACCGGCATCTGGCTGGACCGGGAGGGGCGGGGCGGACGTCCCGAACTCGCGCGGATCACCGGTCTGCACGAGCTTCCCGGTCTGCTGGCGGGCGATACCCGTTTTGGAGCGCCGGACACCTTCAGGTAA
- the leuC gene encoding 3-isopropylmalate dehydratase large subunit, with the protein MGRTLAEKVWDDHVVRRADGEPDLLFIDLHLLHEVTSPQAFDGLRQVGRPVRRLDLTIATEDHNTPTLDIDKPIADPVSRAQLETLRKNCAEFGVRLHPLGDVEQGVVHVVGPQLGLTQPGTTVVCGDSHTSTHGAFGALAFGIGTSQVEHVLATQTLPLARPRTMAITVEGELPDSVTAKDLILAIIARIGTGGGQGYILEYRGSAIEKLSMEARMTICNMSIEAGARAGMIAPDETTFAYLRGRDHAPRGEDWDAAVEYWKTLRTDDDAVFDAEVVIDGAALAPFVTWGTNPGQGAPLSANVPDPASYEDASERHAAEKALEYMGLTAGQPLREIGVDTVFVGSCTNGRIEDLRNAASVLEGRKVADGVRMLVVPGSVRVALQAVEEGLDKVFTAAGAEWRHAGCSMCLGMNPDQLAPGERSASTSNRNFEGRQGKGGRTHLVSPQVAAATAVLGHLASPADLSDARTPAGVR; encoded by the coding sequence ATGGGTAGGACACTCGCGGAGAAGGTCTGGGACGACCACGTCGTCCGGCGCGCCGATGGCGAGCCCGACCTCCTCTTCATCGATCTGCACCTGCTGCACGAGGTGACCAGCCCGCAGGCGTTCGACGGTCTGCGTCAGGTCGGCCGGCCGGTGCGGCGTCTCGACCTCACCATCGCCACCGAGGACCACAACACCCCGACCCTCGACATCGACAAGCCGATCGCCGACCCGGTCTCCCGCGCCCAGCTGGAGACCCTGCGCAAGAACTGCGCGGAGTTCGGCGTCCGGCTGCACCCGCTGGGTGACGTCGAGCAGGGCGTCGTGCACGTGGTCGGCCCCCAGCTCGGCCTGACCCAGCCCGGCACCACGGTCGTCTGCGGTGACTCGCACACCTCCACCCACGGAGCGTTCGGCGCGCTGGCCTTCGGGATCGGCACCAGTCAGGTCGAGCACGTCCTGGCCACCCAGACGCTGCCGCTGGCCCGCCCCCGCACCATGGCGATCACCGTCGAGGGCGAACTCCCCGACAGCGTCACCGCCAAGGACCTCATCCTGGCCATCATCGCCCGGATCGGCACCGGCGGCGGCCAGGGCTACATCCTCGAATACCGCGGCTCCGCCATCGAGAAGCTCTCGATGGAAGCCCGGATGACCATCTGCAACATGTCGATCGAGGCCGGTGCCCGCGCGGGCATGATCGCCCCCGACGAGACCACCTTCGCCTATCTGCGGGGCCGTGACCACGCACCCCGGGGCGAGGACTGGGACGCCGCGGTGGAGTACTGGAAGACGCTGCGCACCGACGACGACGCCGTCTTCGACGCCGAGGTCGTCATCGACGGTGCCGCACTGGCCCCGTTCGTCACCTGGGGCACCAACCCCGGCCAGGGCGCGCCCCTGTCGGCCAACGTCCCCGACCCCGCGTCGTACGAGGACGCCTCGGAGCGCCACGCCGCCGAAAAGGCCCTGGAGTACATGGGGTTGACCGCGGGCCAGCCGCTGCGCGAGATCGGCGTCGACACCGTCTTCGTGGGTTCCTGCACCAACGGGCGCATCGAGGACCTGCGTAACGCCGCCTCCGTCCTGGAGGGCCGCAAAGTCGCCGACGGCGTACGGATGCTGGTCGTCCCGGGCTCCGTCCGGGTCGCCCTGCAGGCTGTCGAGGAGGGCCTGGACAAGGTCTTCACCGCCGCCGGCGCCGAATGGCGGCACGCGGGCTGCTCGATGTGTCTCGGCATGAACCCCGACCAGCTCGCCCCCGGCGAGCGCTCGGCCTCCACCTCGAACCGGAACTTCGAGGGCAGGCAGGGCAAGGGCGGCCGTACCCACCTGGTCTCCCCGCAGGTCGCCGCCGCCACCGCCGTGCTGGGCCATCTGGCCTCGCCCGCCGATCTGTCCGACGCCCGTACGCCCGCCGGAGTCCGATAA